One Pyrus communis chromosome 13, drPyrComm1.1, whole genome shotgun sequence genomic window carries:
- the LOC137712316 gene encoding auxin-responsive protein SAUR71-like yields MDIIKGKWKKNLIANTWKRWSLQRKSSSKVHNSLTKSKSWHCSSSTRKIKGLVAPDGCFSVYVGPQRQRFAVKTEFANHSLFKMLLDDAEMEYGYKCEGPILLPCDVDLFYKVLAEIESSEEVSTPNCGFVKGYGSLMLCSPARRLNSCIHDAWRCL; encoded by the coding sequence ATGGATATCATAAAGGGAAAGTGGAAGAAGAATCTGATCGCCAACACATGGAAGCGATGGAGTTTACAAAGAAAGAGCAGCAGCAAAGTACACAACTCGTTGACAAAGAGCAAGTCATGGCACTGCAGTTCCAGTACTAGGAAGATCAAAGGCCTGGTAGCTCCGGACGGGTGTTTTTCGGTCTACGTTGGACCGCAAAGACAACGATTTGCAGTGAAGACGGAGTTTGCGAATCATTCCTTGTTTAAGATGCTGCTGGATGATGCCGAAATGGAATACGGTTACAAATGCGAAGGTCCGATTTTGCTTCCTTGTGATGTGGATTTGTTTTATAAAGTGTTGGCTGAGATAGAGAGCAGTGAGGAAGTTAGTACTCCTAATTGTGGGTTTGTTAAGGGTTATGGTTCGTTGATGCTTTGCAGCCCGGCACGTCGTCTAAATTCGTGCATCCATGACGCTTGGCGGTGCCTATAG